A stretch of DNA from Acinetobacter sp. C26M:
AATGCATTAGAGCAAGCTTATAAGGAACTTGGTTTTGAATTCGATATGATGCAAATGAGTTTCTTCATTTCACGTGATCGTATCGTGCATACCGTGGGGGATGGCATGTCACCGTGGCGTGAAAAGTTGTTCATCTCGATGCAGCGTAATACCAGCCCTGTCAGTGACTTCTATCAGATTCCAACCAACCGCGTGGTGGAGTTAGGCAGTCAGATCGAAATTTAAGAAAAACGTATAAAAAAGGCACCTGAGCGTGCCTTTTTTATTGTCTGTAGATCAAGTGTACAGATTTGCGACATAAAGTGTCGCTCTGGGCTGAAACTCAATATACACAGGGCTTTTGAGTTGTTAAGCTGCGCGTTCGTATTGATTTTGATGTAGTTATGGCAAAGAGACCAACTCGAAAGAGTAAAACACCATTTGCTTTTTTGAGCCAAAATATTGGAAAGATGGTGTTGGCTTTGGTCGCGACAGGAAGTTTTGCGATCGCATTTGGTAGTGAAAAAATTTCGAAGTTGATGCCATTTCAATCCAGTAATGCTGCTTGTCTAAAACAATTTTATCGTGATGTTCCACCGTTATTAAGCAAAGACAGTCTGAAAAAAGACAGCTATGCCTTGTGCTTTAATGATTTTAATGTGATGTATTCAGGTGTATCTAAGACCCCATTGTGGACGGCAGAACATCTGACACCAGAACGCTTAAGCGTCAAAATTAAACGGGAAGATAATTTCCACGAAGAAACACGGGTCAAACTTGCACATCGTGCGTTGTTATCTGACTATCGTGGCTCGGGCTATGACCGTGGGCATATGGCACCAAATGGCGATATGAATAATACTGCGGCACAGTATGACAGCTTTTCTTTAGCCAATATGGTTCCGCAAGCACCTAAAAATAATCAGGAAGTTTGGCGTAAGTTAGAAGAAGCGGTACGTTCAGTCGTGACCAAACAGCATAAAGATGCCTATGTACTGACAGGGCCAGTATTTGAAGGTAAACGCCTGAAAACTATTGGTAAGGGCGTGATTGTGCCGACTGCGGTATATAAAGCGGTGTATTTACCCAAGCAAGGGATTATTGGTGCTTACTATGCGCCAAATAATAATTCTCAGCAGGTCAAAGTGGTCAGTGTTTGCTATTTGGAAGAGAAACTTGGCATCAACTTGTTCCCTCAATTGACGGAACAACAGAAGCGTAATGTTTATCAATTGCCACTTTCTGCAGTACAAGTAAAGCCGAATAAAGACATCAGTTATTCGCATTGGGATGGACAGAGTCAGTGTGCAGAAGAAGTTAAAACCGATGCCATTCAAGTGCAGCAACGTGAATTTACTTCACAGCAAACCGAGGCCGCAGAAAGCAAATTCCCACAAATTGATGAAGAGACCAAACAAGCCTTGATCAATCAATTGGTAAATGCATTGCTGCAGTATTTCTTACAAATGTTGAGATAATGTAGAACATCTTGCAAAGTCATTCTGCATGGCTCATGTTGTGGAATAGACAACAACAATGAGAGGGAAACGATGTTTAAACCTTTTGAACAGGGTGATGAATCCTCAGCAATTTATGATCTGACCTTGGAAAATCAGGTCGATTGCGTGAGTTTATATGGCAATTTACAGATTACCAAAGATCAGGCAGGGCTGAAAACGGCAAAGGCATTGCAAAGCTTTATTAATGATGTGGTTGCCGCTTTGGAGAAAGAACAACTTCCTGAACAGATTGACAGAAAGCCTGAGCAGGACATAGAGAATCCATTCTTATAAATAAAAAACCAGCCTCTAACGGCTGGTTTTTTATGGGATGTATCGTGCTTAGTCTTTCTCGCTGCCCACGAATTTGTAGATCACTGCACCAATGATGGCACCGATGATTGGTGCAACCCAGAACAACCAAAGTTGGCTGATTGCTGCGGTCTCAGCAAATAACGCAACTGCAGTACTACGTGCAGGGTTAACAGATGTGTTGGTGACTGGAATACTGATCAAGTGGATCAAGGTTAAAGCTAAACCAATCGCGATTGGTGCAAAGCCCGCAGGCGCGCGACGATCCGTTGCTCCCATAATCACGATCAAGAAGAATGCAGTTAAAACAACCTCAATCAAGAATGCAGATGCGACAGAGAAATGGTTTGGAGAGAGTTCACCATAACCATTGGTTGCGAAACCGCCAGTACCTGCGAAACCTGCTTGACCTTGTACGATGATGTACAGCACGAATGCTGCAAGCGCACCACCAATCACTTGAGACACGATATAAGGGACTAAATCTTTAGAATCAAAACGTCCACCCACCCATAAACCAACACTGACAGCTGGGTTAAAGTGACCACCAGAAATATGACCGAAAGCGTAAGCACCTGTTAAAACAGTTAAACCAAATGCTAATGCAACACCTAAGAAACCAATGCCAAGTTCAGGGTACGCAGCTGCAAGAACAGCACTACCACAACCACCAAAAACAAGCCAAAAGGTCCCGAGAAATTCTGCTAAATATTTGTTCATTGTTATCACCACATCAGTTATAAAAAATAAAAAAAGCAAACATCCAAAATTTATTATGGATATGTTTAACCCTCGTGAAAAAATTGTGAACTAATTCACATAGGTATATAGGCTCTTATATAAAACGGGCGAAAAAATCGATCAGTTGCGAAACCGTTAGTTCGTCAGTATTTTTATTACGAATTGTAAGTTGTGTTGTTGTTTCGCCACTGTTGCGGGGTTTGCCCCGTCCAAATCTTAAAAGCTCGCTGAAAAGCACTTTGTTCAGAATAACAGAGCAGTAGCGCAATTTCTTGTAAACTCAGATGAGGATCTTTTAAATATTCGGTCGCCAACATAAAACGAACCTGCTGTACCCGCTCCTGAAAGGTGGTGTCTTGTTGTTGTAAATGGCGCTGTAATTGACGCACGGAAAGGCCAAGTTTTTCGGCGATAAAATCGATTTGATATTGGTTTTTTTGTAGGCCTGTCAAAATGGCATGTTGTAGCCGTTGATCCAGTTGAGTCGAATTAGGCAGTTTATCCAGCAAGGCTTGGGCTTGCTGTAACAACAGTTGTTGTAAGGTGTGATCACCTGTTTTGAGTGGCTTAAAAGCTTCGCTGACAGGCAATAATAATTGGGTTTTGGGTTGTTCAAAACGCACTTTACAATGGAAATATTGCTCATAAATGCTGATGTTTTTTGGTGCAGCATTGACGAAATGTACTTCATGTAGATGGATACTATCACCTGACATAAACAGTTTAAGGAATTGTACCATCAGGGCAATCGCGATTTCATCGGTCAGTTGGGTCGGATGTGGCTCAGGCGCTTCCCAACGAATTGACGCATAGGGAGGATTAAATTCAACCACCAAAGGACTGCCATCATAAATCAGCCGATGAAAATCATGATAGCGTGCCAAAGCTTCACCTAGGTTTTCACAGGATAAAGCCAAATAGGCAATGATACCTAAGTGTTTGGGTTGTACATAGGCTGCGATTTCCAAGCCTAGACCACTCTTCGGATGCAGTCGATTTAGATCTTCCAACAGATCACGCCAAATCACATAATCAAAACGCTCTAGGTTTTGAACCTGTTGTAATTGTTCAGGAATATGGATGTTCTCTGCTTCACAATATGCTTTTAATAAATGCCCCAAACCACCAAAAACAGAGCCTGTATAGTTCTTGAGTTGAGACATCCTGTCCACTCCTTATCTTGTCGTGTTTTGTCAATATAAATATATCGTATCGTCAATACTTCGCCTACAAAAATTTATATCTTTAATAAAAATAAGGAAACATTTGGAGAAAACCATGATTAAGGGTTTTATCGCAGGATTGGCTGTTGCAAATGCATTTGAATGGTTTGCACATAAATACATTTTGCATGGGGTACATCGTCCGGGACAGCCACGTTATAGCCCTGTACCGAAAAGTATGGAATCGCACTGGGCGCATCATCGTGAAGTACGTAAACAGCAGTTTTCTGATGATTGCTATGTTGAAGGGGTGGAGCATTGGCGTACCCGTAACGAAATTATGTCTTTGGCTGTGGTGGCAGGCGTTGCCAGTGTGGCGTTTTATCCAATCTCAAAAGGAATGTCTTTGGCAGCACTGTATAGTGCAGGCAACTATTATTATGTGCATCGTCGGGCACACTTAGAGCCTGACTGGGCAAAACAAACCATTCCTTGGCATTATGATCATCATATGAATTCAAACCAAGATGCTAACTGGTGCGTGACGCGTCCATGGTTTGATTATGTGATGGGTACCCGTGTGGTGTCTTCTGCGGATTTAAAAGAGGCCAATCCATTGGGTCTTCCTTTACCTGCAGCTTTATCTAAAGTTTTGACGCAAGCGATTGAGTCCGTTTTTCCTGCAAAATGGGTTGAACAAAAACCAAAATTGGTAACATCGCCTGCAAAGCAAACTGAGGCAGAACCAAAACAAGAATCAGTGGCTTAAACTGGATTGATCTTGAGGGGATCTTTGTTTTATTGACAAATCATGACGATAAAAATAGGGGTATGTCGTGAATTGTCAATAAAATTGGTTTTTAATGTCAATATCTTTACTCATTTTCTCGCTAATTTAGCTCAAGCATTTTAAATGCTCAGAATTTGTTCAAAATGATGATATTGTGTTTACCCTCTAGCGTTGTATAACGCAGTTTCCATACCTTGCTCAGCAAGGTATTTTTTTGTCTGTATGTAGCTTTATTTAAATAAAAAACCTCTCACTTGAGAGGTTTTTTTATGGCTCATCTAATTAAAGACGCATCTCAATGCCTTGTGCGGCAAGATATTGTTTTGCTTCTGGAATGGTGTGTTGACCAAAGTGGAAAATAGAAGCAGCCAGTACTGCATCTGCACCGCCTTTTAAGATGCCATCTGCTAAATGTTGTAAGTTTCCTACACCACCCGAAGCGATGGTTGGAATATTGACGCGATCATTGATTTGACGCATCAAAGCAATGTCATAACCTGCTTTGGTACCATCAGCATCCATACTGGTAATCAGCAGTTCGCCTGCGCCGAAGTCAGCCATTTTCACCGCCCATTCAATCGCATCGATGCCTGTTGGCTTACGACCGCCGTGGGTAAAAATTTCCCACTTGTTCTCGCCCGTTTTTTTGGCATCAATTGCGACCACGATGCATTGCGCACCAAAGCGTTGCGAGGCTTCTTGGACAAATTCAGGGGTAAATACCGCAGCAGAGTTGATACTGACTTTATCGGCACCTGCATTCAACAATAAACGGATATCTTCAACTTTACGGACACCACCGCCCACAGTTAAGGGTACAAAAACGCTTTCTGCCATGCGTTCTACGGTACGGTAAGTGGTGTCGCGTCCATGATGGGTAGCAGTAATATCTAAAAAGGTAATTTCATCGGCACCTTGTTCGTTATAACGACGGGCGACTTCAACAGGGTCACCTGCGTCACGAATATCAAGGAATTGAACGCCTTTGACGACTCGACCATTATCAACATCTAAGCAAGGGATAATACGTTTTGCGAGCATAAAATTTTCCAAAAAATCGCCAATAAAGAAAGGGGTGCTACACCTTCATGGAGGGAACAGGTATTCTATCAAACTTCACAGCTATTTTTTGCAGGTTTTCCATGTCGGTTTATACCCCGTTGAGTTTAGAAGAAGTTCAAGCCTTTGCTGAGCCTTATGGTTTAGCGGTGATTGACCTGATTCCAATCCAAGGCGGTATTCAAAACACCAATTATTTTTTGGTGGATCAATCAAAGAAACAATATGTTTTAACGGTTTTTGAAGAATTAGATGCTGAAGGGGCAGGTGAACTGGTGCCTGTACTGGATTGTTTGGGTGAGGCTGGTGTACCTGTGGCGGTGCCTTTAAAGCATAGTGGGCAGGCGATTCATAGTATTGCAGATAAACCTGCACAAATTGCCCCGCGCTTGATGGGTGAGCATCCTGAAGATACCAGCATTATCCAAATTCAGGCGATTGCACAAGCACAGGCAAAATTGCATTTGGCCTTACAAAGCTTTCCTTTAGAACGTGATTTTAATCGTAATCATCAATATTGGTCAGATGTTGCTGAGCAACTTAAGCCACAAATGAATGCGCAAGATCAGGTTTTATTGGCAGAAGTGTTCCAACAGTTTGCAGCAATCACCCAGCAGCATCCAGACCGCCCTACTGGCTTTATTCATTCAGATTTATTTAGAGATAACACGTTGTTTGAAGGCGATCAACTACAGGGTATTCTTGATTTTTATGAATTGAATCAAGATGAATGGTTATTTGATATTGCGATTAGTATCAATGACTTTTGTACCGCCTATCCACAAGCGCATTTAGATCAAGCTAAGGCCGATGCTTTTCTTGAAGCTTATCAAAGCATTCGTCAGCTGACCGTTGATGAGTTAGCTTGTTTAAATATCTTCTTGGCGATGGCGGCGTGCCGTTTCTGGAGCATGCGCTTACAAGTGGCGCAGAAAAATGCTGAGCAAGGGCGTACAGGCGATGATATTTTGCAAAAAGATCCGCTGGAAATGCGCATGATGTTACAAGACCGTTTACAACGAATCACAGCTTAGGAAACAGACATGCGAGATCAAGGTCGTTTAGTTGAGTGGTTTGACGATAAAGGCTATGGCTTTATCCAACCTAATGACACAGCAAAAGATCGTGTCTTTATCCATATCAAAGACTTTGCTCGCACAGGGCCTCGACCTTTGGTCGGTTGTGCCTTGGAATATGTAGTCATTTTGGATGAGCGCGGTCGTTATCGCGCTCAACAGGCGACGTATTTGAAAGCATCGCAGGTGATTGAACATCGTGCTCGTCCGAGTCAACCTCAACCGTCGAAACGCTGGTCTGCGATGCAGATTGGCATTGTGATTTATATTGTCTTTATGGTGGGCGCAAGCTTTAGTAAATTGTTACCACCGTATACCTTGTTATTTGTCAGCTTGATGAATGTGTTGAGTTATTGGCTCTATGCACAAGATAAAGAAGCGGCACAATTGGGTAATCGACGCATTCCAGAGCAGACCTTACATATCGTAGATTCTTTGGGTGGATGGTGCGCTGGTTGGCTTGCTCAGCAAAAACTGAGACATAAAACACAAAAACAACCGTTTCGTAAGATTTATTTCTGTACCATAGTCTTCCATATACTATTGATATGTTGGCTAATTTCTCCACTCAATGTGTTCTATTGATTGAGGGAGTTTGTTTCTGGAGATAAATAAAAATGAATTATTCCGTTGATCAAGATCCAAACCGTACTTTAACCTTGGTGCTGTATGTACTTTATATTATTGCAATTTTTACTGGTGGTTTGTTGGCAATCATTGCCTTGATCATTAACTATGTAAAACGCAGTGATGTACAAGGCTCAATTTTTGAAAGCCACTTTACTTGGCAAATTCGCACCTTCTGGTGGTATTTGGCTTGGAATATTATTGCCTTTATTCCGTTCTCATTCCTGTTCTTTACCGGTGACAACGGCACAGCATTTGCAGGCGTTGCGATTTCTGCAACCACTTTTGCCTTTGCGGTGATCTTTGGTGCATGGATCTGGATTGTCTATCGTGCTATTCGAGGTTTGATTGCCTTAAATGACAATAAGCCGATGTATCAAGGCTAAGGCCAGCCAGAACTCGCTGGGTGGTGTATCAACCTAAGCGAGTTCTCTATTGTTGTTGGTTTTCGCTGTTGCATGATAGCGATAGCTTGCCCCGCGGTGCTGTTCTGTCAGTAATGGACCTTGTCCAAACAGTTTCTCACGTAAAGTCCCTTCGGTATATTCAGTTGCATACACGCCACGTTGCTGTAGTTCTGGCACCAGATATTCCACCACATCCTCAAAAGTTTGATGCGCTAAAATATAGGCTAAGTTAAAGCCATCAATATCAGTTTCTTCCACCCATGTCTGTAGTTGATCGGCCACCGTTGCAGCAGAGCCTACCAGTATGGGGCCATTACCACCGATACTAATAAATTTCGCAATCTCTTCAATGGTCCAGATTCGATTCGGATCGGCTTTTACATAAGAGTCGAGCATTGATTGAATCGCATCAGTATGAATATATTCAACTTTGTCCTCTGCATGGAATTGTGAAAAATCGACACCTGACCAGCCTGATGCCAAGGTTAAGCCGCCATGATAGCTGGCGTAGCTTTGATATTCTTTGAATTTTGCTTGGGCTTTTGCATCGGTTTCATCCACCACAATCGACAGCATGGTGTAGATCAAAATCGAATGAGGATCTTTGCCTTGCTCAACTAGGTTGGAACGAATGCCTTGTACCAGTTTTTTCACGGCTGCTTTAGTTGGCGCAGAAATAAACACA
This window harbors:
- a CDS encoding DNA/RNA non-specific endonuclease, which codes for MAKRPTRKSKTPFAFLSQNIGKMVLALVATGSFAIAFGSEKISKLMPFQSSNAACLKQFYRDVPPLLSKDSLKKDSYALCFNDFNVMYSGVSKTPLWTAEHLTPERLSVKIKREDNFHEETRVKLAHRALLSDYRGSGYDRGHMAPNGDMNNTAAQYDSFSLANMVPQAPKNNQEVWRKLEEAVRSVVTKQHKDAYVLTGPVFEGKRLKTIGKGVIVPTAVYKAVYLPKQGIIGAYYAPNNNSQQVKVVSVCYLEEKLGINLFPQLTEQQKRNVYQLPLSAVQVKPNKDISYSHWDGQSQCAEEVKTDAIQVQQREFTSQQTEAAESKFPQIDEETKQALINQLVNALLQYFLQMLR
- the aqpZ gene encoding aquaporin Z: MNKYLAEFLGTFWLVFGGCGSAVLAAAYPELGIGFLGVALAFGLTVLTGAYAFGHISGGHFNPAVSVGLWVGGRFDSKDLVPYIVSQVIGGALAAFVLYIIVQGQAGFAGTGGFATNGYGELSPNHFSVASAFLIEVVLTAFFLIVIMGATDRRAPAGFAPIAIGLALTLIHLISIPVTNTSVNPARSTAVALFAETAAISQLWLFWVAPIIGAIIGAVIYKFVGSEKD
- a CDS encoding AraC family transcriptional regulator — protein: MSQLKNYTGSVFGGLGHLLKAYCEAENIHIPEQLQQVQNLERFDYVIWRDLLEDLNRLHPKSGLGLEIAAYVQPKHLGIIAYLALSCENLGEALARYHDFHRLIYDGSPLVVEFNPPYASIRWEAPEPHPTQLTDEIAIALMVQFLKLFMSGDSIHLHEVHFVNAAPKNISIYEQYFHCKVRFEQPKTQLLLPVSEAFKPLKTGDHTLQQLLLQQAQALLDKLPNSTQLDQRLQHAILTGLQKNQYQIDFIAEKLGLSVRQLQRHLQQQDTTFQERVQQVRFMLATEYLKDPHLSLQEIALLLCYSEQSAFQRAFKIWTGQTPQQWRNNNTTYNS
- a CDS encoding sterol desaturase family protein, translating into MIKGFIAGLAVANAFEWFAHKYILHGVHRPGQPRYSPVPKSMESHWAHHREVRKQQFSDDCYVEGVEHWRTRNEIMSLAVVAGVASVAFYPISKGMSLAALYSAGNYYYVHRRAHLEPDWAKQTIPWHYDHHMNSNQDANWCVTRPWFDYVMGTRVVSSADLKEANPLGLPLPAALSKVLTQAIESVFPAKWVEQKPKLVTSPAKQTEAEPKQESVA
- the hisF gene encoding imidazole glycerol phosphate synthase subunit HisF, with protein sequence MLAKRIIPCLDVDNGRVVKGVQFLDIRDAGDPVEVARRYNEQGADEITFLDITATHHGRDTTYRTVERMAESVFVPLTVGGGVRKVEDIRLLLNAGADKVSINSAAVFTPEFVQEASQRFGAQCIVVAIDAKKTGENKWEIFTHGGRKPTGIDAIEWAVKMADFGAGELLITSMDADGTKAGYDIALMRQINDRVNIPTIASGGVGNLQHLADGILKGGADAVLAASIFHFGQHTIPEAKQYLAAQGIEMRL
- a CDS encoding homoserine kinase, which encodes MSVYTPLSLEEVQAFAEPYGLAVIDLIPIQGGIQNTNYFLVDQSKKQYVLTVFEELDAEGAGELVPVLDCLGEAGVPVAVPLKHSGQAIHSIADKPAQIAPRLMGEHPEDTSIIQIQAIAQAQAKLHLALQSFPLERDFNRNHQYWSDVAEQLKPQMNAQDQVLLAEVFQQFAAITQQHPDRPTGFIHSDLFRDNTLFEGDQLQGILDFYELNQDEWLFDIAISINDFCTAYPQAHLDQAKADAFLEAYQSIRQLTVDELACLNIFLAMAACRFWSMRLQVAQKNAEQGRTGDDILQKDPLEMRMMLQDRLQRITA
- a CDS encoding DUF1294 domain-containing protein, with the protein product MRDQGRLVEWFDDKGYGFIQPNDTAKDRVFIHIKDFARTGPRPLVGCALEYVVILDERGRYRAQQATYLKASQVIEHRARPSQPQPSKRWSAMQIGIVIYIVFMVGASFSKLLPPYTLLFVSLMNVLSYWLYAQDKEAAQLGNRRIPEQTLHIVDSLGGWCAGWLAQQKLRHKTQKQPFRKIYFCTIVFHILLICWLISPLNVFY